In Leptotrichia sp. oral taxon 221, the DNA window GACACTCTAGGAATAATTTGGAAAACAGTTTTAGTTGGAACGATAAATGGAGCACTTTTAGGATTGCTATGTGGAGGAATCTTATGGGCAATTTATGGAAATTTTTACATGGGATTAATCGTATTTTTAGCAATGATTGGAAATTTAGTAATCGCATGTATGATTGGATTTTTAATTCCAATAACATTAAAAGCAATGAAAATTGATCCTGCAATGGCATCAGCCGTTGTTTTAACAACAGCAACAGACTGTTTTGGATTTTTAATATTTTTAAGTTTAGCAACAGTATTTTTAAATAAATTAGTTTAAAATTTTAAAGAAAAGTCTTCAGAAAGGAGAATAGATGATAGTAGTAGGAGTAATTTTATGGGTGTTATTAATCTTTTTCTGGGCAAAAAAGTTTTTGAAACATTTGGCTTATAAAGTTGAGAAGTTAGAAGAATTAGACGGAGAATTTATTTATACAAGTTTGAAAGTATTGAGAAAAAAATCAGAATATTTTCATATAAATGAAGTGGAAATGGCATATATTTCAAAAATGGTTATGACACAGAATTTTTTTAAGAGTCTATCTATGAGTATTTTATTGAAAGATAGTTATACGATAAAATTGCAAAAAAAGAAAGATTGTATACTATTTTTGAAGAGTTGTAAGGAAAATGAACCAGAATTATTCAATAAAATTTTGGGAGCAGTTCCAATAGGAATAAAAATGATTGGAATAGATATTCCTGAAATGATTGAAAAAGAAATAGAAGATTATAAAAATAATAAATAAAGGGGAAATATGAAGGTTGAAAAAATCTTGGGTTATGAAGTTCATAGGAAAAAGGTTAAAAACATTAATTTGCGAATAAGACCGAATATGGAAATTTATATTTCGGCACCGATGAATTTACATAGTGATTACATCGAAAATTTTATTCGCTCAAAAGAAAAATGGATAAAACAAGTTTTGAAAAAAATAGAGGAAGCAAAACAAAACCAGTTACCATCTCAGTATTTATCAGGTGAAAAGCACAAATATCTAGGAAAGGAATACGAGCTAGAAGTTAAGCAAGGCAACAGTAATAGAGTTAGCCTAAAAGAGGGGAAAATCATTTTAACTGTAATTTCGAATATTTTTGAAAATTCAGATGAAAAGAAAAAAGTTATGGAAAAATGGTATTTTGAAAATGCACAAAAAGTTTTTGTAAATGCAATACAAAAATGGTTGGAAATACTTGATGAATCGATAGAAAAGTTGTCAATAAAGCCGATGAAATCTAGATGGGGATCATGTAATTATGTTAAGAGATATATAAATTTGAATACAGAACTTATAAAAAGAACACAATTTGAAATAGAATATGTAGTTTTGCACGAGTTGACTCACTTGAAATATCCGAATCATGGGAAAGGATTTTATCGATATATTGAAAATTATATGCCGAATTATAAAATGGCAGAGAAGATGCTGAACGCAAAACATTATTATTAGAAATAAAAATGATCGTTGTTATAAATGACGATTATTTTTTATTTATAAGGAAATTAAATTCATATTTTTTAAACTATTTACTGATATATTTGATAATTTGAGAGTATCTAAAATTTTGTGTAAATTAATAGATAAATCTAGTAAATTCAGTACTTTTTTATTCTATTTACACATAAGAAAATTACACACAAAAAAGACCGTCTTAGTTTCTAAGACAGCCTCTTTTTATAAAATTATTTCTAAATTTAAAAAATCACTTTTGATTTTAAAAAGCAATTAAAGATAACTAAGGTTTTAATTTAGCTAATTCGTCGATATCAACGTCTGCATCGTAATCTACATTATCAAAATCAAATCCGTTTAATTGCATAAATTCTTCTCTAGCACCTTTGTAATCACTGATTTCTTTAAAGTTTTCAGGAGTAACTTGATCCCATAATGCTTCAACTTCAGCTTGAACATCTTCTCTCATTTCCCAGTTATCAGGTCTTAATCTTCTTTGGTCATCGATTTCAGGTTTGTCACCGTAAACCATGTCTTTTAATAATCTATGTTTTTGTTGGATAGTTCCTTCGTGGATTCCTTTTTCTTTCATTACTCTGTAAAGTAATGCAGCATATAATGGGAATATAGGTATAACAGCACTTGCTTTAGTCATTAAGGCTTTACTCAATGAAACATATGCTTCACCATTAACTTTTTCTTTTAAGAAATCATTTAAAACATCAGAAGTATGCTCTAAATCTCTTTTTGCTGCTCCAATTGTACCATCTTTATAAATTCCATAAGTTACTTTTGGTCCTAAGTATGAGTAAGCAACTGTTTTGAATCCTTCAGCTAAAACATCAGCATCAGCAAGAGCTTCAATCCATAATTTCCAGTCTTCTCCACCCATTACTTTTACAGTACTTTTTACTTCTTCAGGAGTAGCAACACCCATAGTAGTGTCTTCCATGGTTTCTTTTTCAAAGTTAATAGTTGGTCCAGTAATTTCCTCTTTTGTTGATTTTAAAGCAGATCTGTAAGTAACTCCGTCAGTAGGATCAGTTCTTACAGCACTTGCCAAACTATAAATAACTAAGTCAATTTTACCACCAAATTCTTCTTTGATGTATTTAATTACTTCTTCTTTCATTTCGTTAGAAAAAGCATCCCCGATGAAATTTTTAGCTTTAATTCCTTCTTTTTTTGCAGCTTCAGTAAAAGCAATTGTATTCCACCAACCAGCAGAACCAATTCTTTTTCCTTCTACACCTTTTTCAAATGCAACTCCGATAGTTTCAGTTCCTGCACCAAAAGCTAATGAAATTCTTGTTGAAAGTCCATATCCTGAAGACGATCCTATAATTAAAGCTTTTTTAGGTCCAGTATATTTATCTTGTGATTTTACATAATCAATTTGTCTTTTTACAAATTCTTTTGCTCCTATTGGGTGATTAGTTAAAGCTAACCCACCTTTTAATCTAGGTTTGATTACCATTTTTTCCTCCTAATTATTTCTATTATTACTACAAGTATACAATAAATATATATTTTTTACAAGATAAATAATCTAATTATAAAAAAAAATTATACTTGAAACTCAAAATATTTGAAAATTAAAATAAAAGGAGAATTATTTTAATTCTCCGTAAACAATAGGAATAAAGTGCGTAAACTCTGTGTGTCCATCTTTTGAAATTAAAAGTTTTCCATTTGGATGAAAGATGTTATCTAAATCCATGAATATGAATCCTCCACAATTTTCGATACATTTGTAAATATCTTTTATTCGATTTTGAACTTCTTCTGATTCCTTTTTTGATTTAGGATAAGAAAAATTTACGCTAATAATACAGTTAAACATTGAAATTTGCTTTAAAATATTGCTTTTGAGTTCTTCGTTATCGAGATGAACTTTAGAAAAATAGTTATACATTCCAACACTTTGGTCTTGTGCTTCTTCAGAATTATCCAAATTTCCTTTAATTGTAGAACCATCGCTAAATTTTATAATAAATTTTGTCGTTTTTTCAGAAAATGGAGTTCCGTCTGAATCATAACAACCTTCACTTTGATTATGAAAACACTCATCAAATTGTTTCATAATATTACTTTCATTACTTTTTACAACATAAAAAAACAACTCGAATTCTTCTTTTTCTTCTACTTTTTTTTCTTTTTTCTTAAAAAAATTAAGCACTGTCATGATTTTTATCCTTTCTAAATGATGTATCAGTCTATATTTATTAATAGTTATAAAAACAAATTTTAATTTAGTTTATAATAGAATTATAACATAAAAATATATTATCATAAATAATGAAAATAATAAAGGATTTTGTGAAAATTATCAAAAATTTTATGTATTTATTTTGATAAATAATAGATTTTATCGTTGCAAAATGTTATAATAATAAAGCATTTTTTAGTTTAAAAAAACGGAAAATGATAAAAAATATGAAATTAGGAATGAAAAAATGGTAAATTTGAGAACAGGAAAATTAATAATAATAGAAGGAACTGACGGAAGTGGGAAACAAACGCAATCAGAGCTTTTAGCAAAAAAACTTTCAGAAAAAATAGGAGAAAATAATGTAAAAAAAATTTCTTTTCCAAATTATGAAAGTAAGGCGTCTGAACCAGTAAAAATGTATCTTTCAGGTGAGTTTGGTGAAACGGCTGATAGTGTGAATGCTTATGCAGCCTCTGTGCTTTATTCTGTGGATAGATTTGCTTCCTTTAAAACAGAATGGGAAGATTTTTACAAAAATGGTGGAGTTGTGGTGAGTGATCGGTATACAATTTCAAATATGATTCATCAAGTACCGAAGATTGATGATGTAGTAGAAAAGGAAAAATATTTAGATTGGTTAATTGACTTAGAATGGAATAAAATTGCAATTCCAAAGCCTGATGTTGTATTTTTTTTGGATATACCTTTTGAATATAGTCAGAAATTGATGGAGGAGAGAAAAAACAAGATTACTGGTGATAAAGAAAAAGATATTCATGAAAAAGATAAGAAATATTTGAAAAAATCTTATGAAACAGCTAAGGAATTGGCTAAAAAATATGATTGGAAAGTGATTTCTTGCGTAAAAAATGATAAATTGAGAACGATTGAAGAAATAAATGATGAAATGTTGGAAATTGTTTTGAAA includes these proteins:
- a CDS encoding M48 family metallopeptidase, with amino-acid sequence MKVEKILGYEVHRKKVKNINLRIRPNMEIYISAPMNLHSDYIENFIRSKEKWIKQVLKKIEEAKQNQLPSQYLSGEKHKYLGKEYELEVKQGNSNRVSLKEGKIILTVISNIFENSDEKKKVMEKWYFENAQKVFVNAIQKWLEILDESIEKLSIKPMKSRWGSCNYVKRYINLNTELIKRTQFEIEYVVLHELTHLKYPNHGKGFYRYIENYMPNYKMAEKMLNAKHYY
- the fabV gene encoding enoyl-ACP reductase FabV, which translates into the protein MVIKPRLKGGLALTNHPIGAKEFVKRQIDYVKSQDKYTGPKKALIIGSSSGYGLSTRISLAFGAGTETIGVAFEKGVEGKRIGSAGWWNTIAFTEAAKKEGIKAKNFIGDAFSNEMKEEVIKYIKEEFGGKIDLVIYSLASAVRTDPTDGVTYRSALKSTKEEITGPTINFEKETMEDTTMGVATPEEVKSTVKVMGGEDWKLWIEALADADVLAEGFKTVAYSYLGPKVTYGIYKDGTIGAAKRDLEHTSDVLNDFLKEKVNGEAYVSLSKALMTKASAVIPIFPLYAALLYRVMKEKGIHEGTIQQKHRLLKDMVYGDKPEIDDQRRLRPDNWEMREDVQAEVEALWDQVTPENFKEISDYKGAREEFMQLNGFDFDNVDYDADVDIDELAKLKP
- a CDS encoding thymidylate kinase, with protein sequence MVNLRTGKLIIIEGTDGSGKQTQSELLAKKLSEKIGENNVKKISFPNYESKASEPVKMYLSGEFGETADSVNAYAASVLYSVDRFASFKTEWEDFYKNGGVVVSDRYTISNMIHQVPKIDDVVEKEKYLDWLIDLEWNKIAIPKPDVVFFLDIPFEYSQKLMEERKNKITGDKEKDIHEKDKKYLKKSYETAKELAKKYDWKVISCVKNDKLRTIEEINDEMLEIVLKNL